A region of the Phaseolus vulgaris cultivar G19833 chromosome 11, P. vulgaris v2.0, whole genome shotgun sequence genome:
gaagctcgtcgatctttGTCTTGAACTCGTTGTTCTCTTCACGAACCCGGGTGATTTCAAGttgaagctcgtcgatctttTGCATAAACCCGTTGTTCTCCTCACAAACTCGGGCAAGCTCGGTAGCTGTCTCACTCAAATCTTTGACTGCCTTATCCCGATCTTGCTTGACCTTGCCCAAAAGAGTTTCCCGCTCGGTCAACCTTTTCTCCAGTTTGGACATTTGCTCCACGTCGGACCTTCGGGCCTCCTCCAGCTCCGCGATTCGCTTCCTTATAGGAACGattttgctctccagctcaacgGCGTCCTGAAGCTTGTCGTGCAGCTTCTTGCGCAGTTCTTTCTTGTCCTTATGCAAGCTTCGGAGCTCTTTGTTGAGAGTGTTCTCAACCCGCGAGAACTCTAGGCCTTGCATCATCATGTCGCACTTGATTTTCTCGGCCTCGGCTCTCGCGGTGCTTGCCACCTCCTGATGGATGCGGCAATCGAGCTCAAGTTTCTCCAAGGAGCCCTTCAGCCCTTCGGCTATGATTTGAGGGAGGCATTCGTCGGCCATGGCGTGTAGGCGCACGTTGAAAGTTCTCAAGGCTTCTTGGAGGGAAGCTGGGAGGCCCggtgttggaggaggaggtgggggttggtgctcaccaccaccctcgcaaGGTTGGATGGCAAGGGGAGTCtcgaggcgtggtggtgaggcggGAAGTTCTTCAGCGGCTTGAGAAGAGGCTTGCGTATCGACAAGTTGTTCAGGCACAGCTTCAGCAACTGAGGCGTTTGAAGCAAGAACGTCCCCAGCGGACTcgaacggcgtggaggcgctgggggggtTCTCGACGAAGTCCGGGGCGGCGCTCTCAGTTGTTGGGGGCTCGATCGTAACTCTCCTCTTTCAGTAGCTTGCTCTTCGTCCGACACCACcctgggggctttcctcttagcCTTTTTGGGTGGTAGTTTCTTACACTGGAGGGCTGGAAGAGCAGCGACAGCGGGTGGGCCGACTGGCGGAGATTGGccttgggcagcggcgatctctgCAACAGAGTTCAGAACAGTTTGGGAGACCGCCGCAAGGTTGTGGAGCTTGGCTATAGAGCGTAGCTCAGCCATCCTATCCTTCCCCAGCATCATATCTGCATAAGGAGGCCAACAGTTACCAACCAGCACAAAAGTTCGGCAGTTAACAATGCACAGGAAGATAAGCAGTGTAAGACAATGCATTATGAAAGTTAAAACCATACgcaaaccaaaacaacaacaTCAAAGTGAAGACAGGGCGATGCAAGTGTAAACTTGGGGAACTCAAGGACTTAAGGACAAACCTATGTGAACATCCAGCTGGCCTTCGTGAAACTCgtaggcgatgatggaggaagtGGGCAGAGTCACGTTGGAAGAGGCAACTCTTTTCCAAAAGTTGCACAAGTCCTTGTCGAGCTCCCCCATTTTTTCTTGCTCCCTGGCCTTCCTGAAGATCGActctttctttcccttgttcacccagtacaagggaaacccgtcgaggagggaGGGGTCTCGGTCATTGCAGCAAACGCGAacgaattttcccttccagtccttataagattgctggaagatggaaaggATAGACCTCCTGGCAACCCCGTTGAGGCTAACCCATAAACGATCACCCGGGTTCTTGGCCTCAAACAgatagaggaacacgtccactgagGTCGGAtgtcccaagtgcgcgcaaGTGATTTGGTAGGCCTGGacgaacgcccaactgttgggatgaagctgggcgggggctatgtcGAGTTCagtcaggagctccctctcgaagcgggTGAAGGGGAATCGGAGCttgactttcttgaacattgttGCGTAGATGAAGCAGGAAGTGCAGCGAtcgtggcgatgaggagcccaacgacggtgaaggaagtgcagcagctcaccggtcgcttggcggctttgtcccggtttatgtccgctggaggggagaaaggtcacccatacttccaatgtctcaaacgcaacagcagattcctctggacgcaggagtgcgaggaggccttcatcaagttaaaggggtatctggcgagcccaccagtcttgcgaaaacctcaggtaggcatccctcttcatctatactttgctgtgacggagaaagcagtcagctcagtcctggtgcaagagcaagaccatacccagaggcctgtttacttcgtgagtaaggtgctgcaaggccctgaaacaaggtaccaggccctcgagaaggctgctctggcggtggtgttttcagccagaagactcaggcattacttccacagcttcacagtggtagtgatgactgatctgcctatccaaaacgtactgaagaaacctgatgtagcaggaaggatggtcaaatgggcggtggaattgtcagaatttgacatccagtacgagccccgaggaccgatcaaggggcaggtgttcgcggactttgtcgtcgagctgtcgtcgatcgcgacacctgcgGAAGGATTAGACTTCCGATGGgtattatcggtggatggctcctctaatcagcaggggagcggcgcgggagtcatcctggagggaccaaacggggtactgatcgagcagtccctccgctttgccttcaaagctagcaacaatcaggcggagtatgaagccctgatcgcaggaatgttgttagcaagagaaatgggggcaagaaatctgctggccaaaagcgactctttgctggtcaccgggcaggttacaggggagttccaagcaaaagatccccaaatggcagcctacctggagtatgtgcggctcctgaagacgtccttcgccgagtttgaattagtgcacgtgccaagagagcaaaatgccagagcagacctgcttgccaagctggccagctcaggcaaaggggggaagcagaggaccgtcattcaggagaccctgatgGTGCCACGCgcgttcgtgtcagacaaccaggtacttcatgtatacaagtcaatggagcgtctaacgatcggtcatcaggaaggtgatctggtgatgagaaaggcgcatcagagcgacatgcagaacaagttgtccccaaagtggacaggcccgtacagagtggtggagacattggagaacggagcctatcgcctagagactttggagggaggagcaatccccagaacgtggaacgccacccatttaaaattttatttcagttaaaattgtacagtaatggcgttctcgcgctaaaaagatacatgctttgtatgtggtggaaacagttggacagacaagggggcactctttttccctgaggagggtttttaacgaggccacccaatttaagaaaaatttccagcatatcaagtgtgctcaagtattaaagttaaagtcctccttgccccaggtgcaagtgcaggtgattggttaggccctacttgccctaggcgcaagtactggcaccgatccaagtcttcctcaccccaggtgtgagcgcaagcagttaaaggtttgaaaagccaggggtgctagtaagaccaagggagggaaaggaaaggttttgacaaaatgTCCTTACCCGCTTGGcatgcaccaatattggcccagtaaagctcttagtccgaaacccttctcaccccaggagtgaggcagggaatgaacgacCCAACGCcccgaagggtgatgaccttagggaaagtaagaggggtttgcgagaaacacttttatttccccaaagcaaggcatcacctcgagcgatcAATGCCAAGGTTCTCTATGcccttagcgctagagcgacagagaagctagGTGAAGATCGAggaacgatcactgatgagttgtcagtgattggttagtggtgtaaagcagcgcacgaggactgtcaaacaccaagctaagggaatagccagtcgtgatcaagtagaagcgaaagaataagagaagcagatcgcgctaagcctaagctggttaacacttagtcgtgcgcaaagtgaaagacaaagctcaagatcgcgctaagcctaagctggttaacacttagtcgtgtgcgaaaggaaagataaagcccaagatcgcgctgaacctaagctagctaacagttagtcgcgcgcataaagataagtgaagctcaaagaaaatacaagggaaGAAACTTATGCAAGAAAAGAAGCATTGAGAGTTTGTATTCACAgtcaagtcttatacaaattttggagtaataagaaaattgtgcagaagttaaatttacagagaagagaaaagattaaggggcaggagggatgagctttccatctaccacttcatgatagatgctgaactgcgagaggtccaggtccgggagaacgcatctgatttgctcgagtactagctcgaatccatcagtaagggcatcagcacccacattcatcaaatcagcattctccgcctccagtttctgctttgaggcctccgcagcatcccTCTCAGTGGTAACGGCAGCAAGagaggaggcagcttcagacagtttgcccaccacctcctcaagcctCTTCTCCCCAAcagcagctgcttctttggtggactcgagctcccccactaatTGAGAATtgagttggcgtagggaggaggtctcggcccgcagctccaccaccgtgcagtccaaagagctagcagcttgccccatcaagatctccgtcttgatggtctcttggacctgcgctaggtactccctcctagctttctccaccatgccccgcatcaacTCTACAGATtcttgggcagcttcgaagtcacttcgcagtgactccttgtcgtgctcaagatccttcaccctcttctccagggccagttgcttgcgatgctgggtggaaaatTCCAGAGAGAGTACTACCTGCTTGGCCAGGTGCATATCCACCTCATCACCACTCCACTCGACAAGCTCCCGGTTGCTTATGAGTTGTCGAACCAGGGAgatgaccctgctgaagttTTCGTGGTTGGCCCCAGAAGtgcttgggcgcgagctggaccccccaccttcagcagtggcggtggggattggcagtggtggtggtggacccccagcaggatgagcaggtggaccaggtgattggcctgctggggggaaGGTGGCAGTTGAgaagttggaggcaactgctggcctggagaaggaagACTGGTGGGCTCTGAGGTAGGTTGAGCACAGGGAGGTGGGGgagacccttcctctacttccactacctcgatctctccaggctggagagacgaagcCCCCTCAACCGCTGGCTTCTTCCTCTGATggtgtataagaggagagccagagctctcctcttcagttgaggCGACGGTAGCAGCAGCAACAAGTGaagtggaagccttcaccagcctcttccttttctttccttgctcggggccttcagctggcgcgaccgagagtggaggggctgcGATGGGCTCAGTTGTAGAAGAGGAGGACCCAGTGCCCTTGGTTCCCCGAcgcttggcaagctccagcaaggcCAGCCTCCTGTCTTTCCCCGTCATTGAGTCTGCATAGACGAGAAAAGGAAGGGTTAGTTGGCCAAGTtatgcaagtaagtcaaaaAGCACATAAAAACATGCATGAGAAGAGACAAGTGTCCTAAAATGTGCaagagctacctatatattttttcagagccaccacatcaaattcatccttgatgaggcgagcggagttgtatttggcccccaggagcagcccacatagctcgcgttcgtagggggccatagcttcgaggtccctggatttcttgaattcaactccaggaacccagtagagggggtatcCCTCGAGCAAACTTGGACTTTGgggggtagcagatatcatgtagaatctgcccttccagtctttgaaggattgctggtacaggcccaggagcacccacccagcaaccccgttcaggctaacccaggacctgtccccagggttcttcgcttcgaagaagtagaggaacacgtccacggaggcgttgtgcccgaaataactgcagaggatctgaaatgcccggatgaaggcccaggcatttggatggagttggcaaggcgcgacgtttaactccatcatcagctccttttcgaagaaggtgaaagggaggcgcagcttcaacctcttgaaaatagcggagtagatgaagacgaagggcaccccattggtggccctgtcatccgcgcagatgggCATTTCCCGAGGAGGAATGCGAATTTGGATAttgaagtcattctccctgtcgatggcgcaggaaGGGTCATCAGGATTGTGGCTCAGCAAGGACTTGAGGTGGCCCTGGGGCAGTagagtggaggtttcagcgagcaacGCCAGGGAGGCCCattcgtagaccctggcgttgtcatgaAAGGAAGTAGcaacaggcggtggtggagctggcgaacttgcggaaggctgtgcaccagagggTGAGGCGACAATacgcgcagtttgtttcaagcgagccatcgcgagatagctgcaaatggaggaaaaacgaaagtcagaatgaatggaagaagagggaatgatgaatgtttcggtgaaaacagaaagGGGAAAGGATGCCCAGGTgaagagaggaagaagaagaagcagaagccagAGTGAGAGCgtgaaaaaaccctagcgcgggttcgagagagggaaatagagaagatgaatgcatgataaccagaatgataaatgcaatcggtaaagatgaccaaaaagagggccagggagaagaaaaaccatacctttggatgatcgcaagagatGTGGCAGCAGAGAATTTAAGGaaagaaaggtgcacagaggaaaagttcgcagagagtctgggagtcgaatgaagaagatggagGAACAGTAAAggagcgcgccaatttgaataagagaagcgctagcgacgcacaacgctggccgtcgatggggccacgtgtcgcgagattaagagaggaagtccaaacgttaaagaagcagcacgtgaggcggccccacttgccacgtggactgaaggcacgatcacttagtctcttcgctgagaacgagttctcgactcgagactggggggcttgtgatccgatcggtcatcggtagtcgatgacgtcagcagcagagaaccacgtggaccactcgccaagagcggtgatcggtggtcagtgaccaagtgaccaccgacagatcaggcggaagagaggtcgggggacagatcatccagaatggtgatcggtggtcagtagccaagtggccatcaacagaccagttctcagactaacgcctgaaggcagaatgcgagaagcaaataaacactgatcagtcatcgggtgtattgtcatcggggtctcgtgttacacgcagttaaactgggactgaggttcccagcgagagcgttacgcatggatctcgcatgagcacacctcagggaatcatgcacgagagtggcctgagggaactagtaaaccagtcagtgattggtgattccctcaacccattacgtgcatggcatcgtgaagggtgagtcgcttacgcagagagcaacatttggtgagtgtgcctagaccagccacacccgacgttctcctaagagtatgcgatttacccagatgagagaaaatatcctaagttactccgcaaagGCGTAACTTAgacacacaaagagaagcgttAGAGCTCTTCCAGtaaatgacacgtgtgtggttagatgtgagttgcaggcctccacgtgtcaccatctgagaggggtgcggtccagacaaaagtgcactccgtaccattaagggtacagacaggcgcagccaagcgcagagacgcgcagacatgcacagactctcacgctcccactgctgattctgaaggtacactttctctgaaaagcatcaCAGGGTTCTGACAtgtgccagaaaagcataacagaattctgttatgcccagaagcagggaaagagacaTAAAGggagagaatcagggtgagagtgggGGAGGagaaaaaacagagagcaagagtttttcacacacactactagttttctgatctttggtggttctgtggactaacttgatcgtcggagtgcaaacggccgctagaggcgccgtctgtgtgttttgcaggtcacgtttgaagacatctgagagaaggttctgagggtgactctgcagagaacgcagtcgcgtaAACGAGGCAAAGAGTGCCGTGAAGCGATtgctccacgttcgagttgccggcaggatcagaccgcgagggcgcccttttgtctcTTTGTTTCAGGTATTCACGGCGGCGAAGGGTGAAAAGTGGAATGAAGAGCTGTGTCACGCAAACGACGAGTTGCGCCACGGGATGTGCATCCACCCTAGGAATCATGAAGAAGAGGATCGCGAGTGCTTCACACCACCCAAGGAGTTCCCTATGCCCTTTTCGCAGTCCATTATGCAAGCGGTGATACCACCCACGTTCGTCGGCCCGAAGGTTACGTTCATTGGGATGGAAGATCCagaggcgcacctcactgcgttccatacgcagatgatgcttgTCGGCGATTCTGACGCCGTGAGGTGCAAGTTATTCATGAGCACGCTGGTAGGAATGgcaatggactggttcatcaacCTTCCAGACGGCCACGTGACATCATTTACGCAACTATAACAGCTGTTTAGGGAGCAATATATCGCGAATCGGGGTCCTCCACCAGTGTCGTATGATCTCTTCGACATGAAGCAGTATTAGGGGGAGACATTGAAGGAGTACATcaaccgctttggggcacaggtggtgaaggttggcaccaccGAGGAGCCGATGATAGTGTATGCATTTAGGAAGGGGATCTGTCCTGGGCCTTTTTGCGATTCGCTCATCAGAAACTGCCCCAGAACTTTCGCATAAATCAGGCAtcgcgcggtggcgcacatcGCAACACATGGAGAGGTATGCGAGAAACGTGCAAGTGTTGTGCCTGCACGCCCTAGAGCACCGTCGCGCGAACAACCCGCAAGGGTGAAtgaaaggtggctttttataatgaagaacaagatcattcgccttcacatttaaagtttttcttgttaatctttgcaaaagataaagcccaagcccaagcccaagcccaagcccaagaaggccaaagcccacaaaagcccaaaaaccatcccatgaagggcaaggccaagttttaaataatttagaaaggtgcttagagggaaacattagaaacctctattgttaaagcatcttttagtctttagttaagagtcttagggggggtgtattagtagataggtgtaggagtaaataaggaggtgccaaagtgagagaaaggatcacaccttcctcatgcataggATTAGGCGCCAGATTTGAGTaagtttaggagggaattttgaatactcttagctttgtttttcagcaccttaggctataaatagaggtgctctccttgtatttttgagatttgaattcatctaaagaaactatactcaaaattggagtgagcatttgagagcttttgagcttctactctagtcttatcttgaaggaccatggtttcctcaagtggcggcttccacactcatctaggagcatccatacttctagtggcgtgatcatccaacctatcttccatcttcatgagcattctcttctcctttctttcttctctttcaattactcttgttgtcttgtgttcttgagcatgttttggttcggctattccattttccagcacatgtgttctgttttttgtttttcaattccttttatgttcggttctTATGTGTTCTTGcataattctgttcggtcaattcATTTTAtgtctcctttgttgattcaatttgacaatatttggttcaaccaaatgagtttgggaattggtacttgttattggtgagttcttgacttagaaccatgatccaacttctaagaaagtgcctctatattttccagctcaaggtgattcctcaaagtgtcaagaatcttgttctatgtggctattggaatcacatcatgtggtatcatgagtcttaggttcattcttgttaattgttgagttgtgtgcactttaatttcaagagctctttatttttcttgcaatttaagtttctgttttagatttttaattgagtattcttgctgtttttcttttgctccaagtgtttgtggaaaggtttatggcactcataattcttatgagtatggttgctcttttggaatggcattatccttcctagagtataccttaagcttcctttcacttgttacaatttgtgttgtgtcttttaatttttgaatcatgtcaagttttgtcttagtcatgtttttccatatatgtcattacttctagtagtacttttattgttttgattgtttcttgctttggtgtcctataattttctgaattgatgttgatcctttgtccattttctttttagaattgagttcatacttgtattctagacctatacaagttccaatacatcattttctattatgtctttgctagttcatcattctgtttttttattcctattaggattcctctgtttctgaaaagagtgcttactgtttttccttattgcaactgatttacgtactgtaaaattctgaaattctggatttgagatattcaaagtgttagaaaagaatagaaaaaagaatcattcaaaaatatgaagtgcacaaaaaatgataaataaaataaaaaaagtgtacattcctgccgaaaaaaatacggtaatctggcagtgattttaaaaaatttatttctctcaattggcttactgtttttaactgattccagtgccatttttgaattaacatcttgaagtttctgtggtataaatttcataatccagttcgctctacaacgttccagttaaatcagtgaatatcaagcacagtttgcattttaaaaaaaaaaaatttccagtagctaaatttttttgttttcttcatctactctagagcttttccttaagtattcttttgtgtgcctacttttctcattgagttctttattttcttgattgtctttcattcttactctttgagtttgtcttacatatagttttccttttgcaattacctttccttgcttataccttttcttgtttgtctttattgtttctttggttttgtggtggtttgctcttaagattggtgtgcttgctttggcatatttcatttgaggattccaaggcctcaagatcagattggtgcaagaacattatttctttgagagtgatatcttttcagccttagttcattttggcagtttcattgccaaaaagctcactgtttttgctaatttttaatttgtttgctgtttttgtgtgtttgctgtttttaattacaaatggctggattttcaagtgatgcatcctacaagcagaattctccttccaaagcttcaattcttggtgaattacatgaagctcaaagaacaattagacggttggaggagaaaatgctaAAGATGGAGGtacaacaagctagaccatctccttctatccatgatggacatcattctcatagaccatcttctagagcttcttcaaatgatgttggccttgaagatgagcataggagaaggagacctccaccccaagtccatggacaaagacatcatcaccaaggggaaagaattcactacggcaatggtttctaccatgatgcaaagtccaagcttccttcggtcaaactaccttgttttaatggttctagtgatccaaatgtgtatttagattgggaggctaagtgtgaacaaatttttgagatccatgagatccaagatgagcataagctcaagctagccaccctagagtttagtgattatgccatgaaatggtggcatgggattgtaaaggacattatctatcacaagggtcctcccgtggactcttggaactctttaaaggatcatatgcgcgctagatttgtgcccccacattttaggaaagacctcatgttgagactccaacggtttcaacaaggcacgctaaatgtggatgaatattataaagagctagaaacgcttgtgcttaaaattgaattagaggaaagtgaggaagctatgattgctaggtttgtgagtggtcttaggaaggatattcaagactttgttgagttacaagagtattcatcattgggctctttagttcatcttgcaatgaaggtggaagcccaacttgctaagaaaaactctttgaaaaatgcttccaatgatggatactactccaagtcttggagaaccaaaaattctttttctaaacatccttccaaagattcttctttcaaacccaaggatcctacgccatctacttctaggcctaaatccccaattaaatcgtctagtcaaaagtgttttaaatgtttgggatatggtcacattgctgctaattgcccttctaaaagaagtatgtacatgcatgaaggcattgtag
Encoded here:
- the LOC137835869 gene encoding uncharacterized protein; its protein translation is MGQAASSLDCTVVELRAETSSLRQLNSQLVGELESTKEAAAVGEKRLEEVVGKLSEAASSLAAVTTERDAAEASKQKLEAENADLMNVDMMLGKDRMAELRSIAKLHNLAAVSQTVLNSVAEIAAAQGQSPPVGPPAVAALPALQFAEAVPEQLVDTQASSQAAEELPASPPRLETPLAIQPCEGGGEHQPPPPPPTPGLPASLQEALRTFNVRLHAMADECLPQIIAEGLKGSLEKLELDCRIHQEVASTARAEAEKIKCDMMMQGLEFSRVENTLNKELRSLHKDKKELRKKLHDKLQDAVELESKIVPIRKRIAELEEARRSDVEQMSKLEKRLTERETLLGKVKQDRDKAVKDLSETATELARVCEENNGFMQKIDELQLEITRVREENNEFKTKIDELQLEAAQVLTSGFGAALEQFACKFPDLDLSEFSVYNEEVDGKIMPPT